The following are from one region of the Geoalkalibacter subterraneus genome:
- the ftsL gene encoding cell division protein FtsL, with protein sequence MAQSISRAVEGGEKVGVKRPRLAVMFVFIAVMVLICLFFVWSRIQVFQLQYEISALETQVREAEQDSRRLRLEVASLSKPSRIERIAVTKLGLRAPAPDQIINVR encoded by the coding sequence ATGGCACAATCGATCAGCAGAGCCGTTGAAGGTGGCGAGAAGGTCGGCGTAAAGCGCCCCCGGCTTGCCGTCATGTTCGTGTTTATTGCAGTAATGGTGCTCATCTGCCTGTTTTTTGTCTGGTCGCGAATCCAAGTGTTTCAGTTGCAGTATGAAATTTCCGCCCTGGAAACTCAGGTGCGTGAAGCCGAGCAGGACAGTCGCAGGCTGCGTCTGGAGGTCGCCAGTTTAAGCAAGCCCTCTCGAATTGAGCGGATTGCCGTTACCAAACTTGGTTTGCGCGCCCCCGCACCGGATCAAATCATAAACGTTCGTTGA
- the ligA gene encoding NAD-dependent DNA ligase LigA, which produces MDHKQAHERHQDLCRRISHHNYLYHVLDEPEISDAEYDRLFRELLDIEREFPDLVTPDSPSQRVGAPPLGKFETIDHSLPMLSLENALNEGEWRDFDNRVKRGLETEDEVEYVCETKLDGVAVELVYRDRLLSLGSTRGDGMTGELITENLKTLPSIPLRLREGAPSTLEVRGEVYMDLDAFQTLNREREEQGEPPFANPRNATAGSLRQLDSKITAKRPLKIFCYGIGVMEGPAPATHADLLQHLQQWGLRVNLEQTRVVTGADGVWQEFERLLAQRDELPYEIDGMVVKVNRREWQDELGDTSRAPRWAIAIKFPPRQAETRIEEIILQVGRTGAITPVARLEPVEVSGVTVSRASLHNWDEMERLDVRVGDHVIVERAGDVIPYVVRVLTEKRNGSESVLPAPRNCPVCGSPAARIEGEVVYRCQNLSCPAKLKETIKHFASRGAMDIEGLGDRTIEQMVERKVITNFSDLYRIGKEDLFRLDRMGEKLAENLLKAIEDSKKPELARFIYALGLRHVGEHTARILARNFGTLEALTQADHEQLTQIHEIGPQVADSVVSFFRDPHNRQTLTALQQAGVEPTREERQADQSLAGKTFVFTGALTRFTRQEAQQKVEQLGGRAAGSVSKKTTAVIAGENAGGKLDKARSLGVPIWSEEQFLEMLKEENSK; this is translated from the coding sequence ATGGACCACAAACAGGCACACGAGCGGCACCAGGACCTCTGCCGCCGGATTTCCCACCACAATTATCTCTATCATGTGCTGGATGAGCCAGAAATCAGCGATGCGGAATATGATCGCCTTTTCCGGGAGCTGCTGGATATAGAACGTGAGTTCCCTGACCTTGTCACGCCGGACTCCCCGTCACAGCGAGTCGGCGCCCCGCCGCTCGGAAAATTCGAAACCATCGACCATTCCCTGCCCATGCTCTCCCTTGAAAACGCGCTGAACGAAGGGGAATGGCGTGATTTTGACAATCGCGTGAAGCGCGGCCTTGAGACCGAAGACGAGGTGGAATACGTCTGCGAGACCAAACTTGACGGGGTGGCGGTCGAACTGGTGTATCGCGATCGGCTGCTGAGCCTGGGGAGCACGCGCGGTGACGGCATGACCGGCGAACTGATCACCGAAAATCTCAAAACTCTGCCCTCCATCCCCTTGCGGCTGCGCGAAGGCGCCCCCTCCACCCTCGAAGTGCGGGGGGAAGTCTATATGGACCTCGACGCCTTTCAAACCTTGAACCGCGAACGAGAGGAACAGGGAGAGCCGCCTTTTGCCAATCCCCGCAATGCCACCGCGGGCAGCCTGCGCCAACTTGATTCGAAAATTACTGCAAAGCGCCCGCTCAAGATATTCTGTTACGGCATCGGGGTAATGGAGGGCCCTGCCCCCGCCACCCATGCCGACCTGCTGCAACACCTTCAGCAGTGGGGGTTGAGAGTCAACCTTGAGCAGACCCGCGTTGTCACCGGCGCCGATGGCGTCTGGCAGGAATTTGAACGACTCCTCGCACAGCGCGATGAACTGCCCTATGAAATCGACGGCATGGTGGTCAAGGTCAACCGGCGGGAATGGCAGGATGAGCTGGGTGACACCTCGCGCGCGCCGCGCTGGGCCATCGCCATCAAATTCCCGCCGCGCCAGGCTGAAACCCGCATCGAGGAGATCATTCTGCAGGTCGGACGCACCGGCGCCATCACTCCGGTGGCCCGCCTGGAGCCGGTCGAAGTAAGCGGCGTGACCGTTTCCCGGGCCAGCCTGCACAATTGGGACGAGATGGAGCGCCTGGATGTCCGGGTTGGCGACCATGTCATCGTCGAGCGCGCCGGGGATGTGATCCCCTACGTGGTGCGGGTTCTGACCGAAAAACGCAACGGCAGCGAAAGCGTCCTGCCCGCACCGCGAAACTGCCCTGTCTGCGGGTCGCCGGCCGCCCGCATCGAAGGCGAGGTGGTTTACAGATGTCAGAACCTGAGCTGCCCGGCAAAACTCAAGGAAACAATCAAGCACTTCGCCTCACGCGGCGCCATGGATATCGAAGGGTTGGGAGACCGCACCATCGAACAGATGGTTGAGCGAAAGGTGATCACAAACTTCAGCGATCTTTACCGCATCGGCAAAGAGGACCTGTTCCGGCTCGACCGCATGGGGGAAAAACTGGCGGAGAATCTGCTCAAAGCCATAGAGGACAGCAAAAAGCCCGAACTTGCACGCTTTATTTATGCCCTGGGATTGCGTCACGTCGGCGAGCATACCGCCCGGATTCTGGCGCGCAACTTCGGCACCCTCGAGGCCCTGACACAGGCCGATCATGAGCAATTGACGCAGATCCATGAGATCGGACCGCAGGTTGCCGACAGCGTGGTCAGCTTCTTTCGCGATCCTCACAATCGCCAGACCCTGACCGCTCTGCAGCAGGCCGGCGTCGAACCGACTCGCGAAGAGCGGCAGGCGGATCAATCGCTGGCAGGAAAAACCTTTGTCTTTACCGGCGCCCTGACCCGCTTCACCCGCCAGGAAGCCCAGCAGAAGGTGGAGCAGCTCGGTGGACGCGCGGCCGGATCGGTCAGCAAAAAAACCACAGCGGTCATCGCCGGCGAGAATGCCGGCGGCAAACTGGACAAAGCCCGCAGCCTGGGCGTGCCGATCTGGAGCGAGGAGCAGTTTCTGGAGATGCTGAAAGAGGAGAACTCGAAATGA
- the rsmH gene encoding 16S rRNA (cytosine(1402)-N(4))-methyltransferase RsmH: MSSTAGGHVPVMPDEVIAYLAPRSAGLYLDGTLGGAGHARLLLEASSPDGRLVGLDRDPAAITRAQDVLAPFADRIDLRHCNFAQMEQVARELGIDGFDGILLDLGVSSYQLDEAERGFSFRADAPLDMRMDDSTGLTAAEVLAGEDEKELARIFREFGEERYARRIARRIVAQREQEPLVSTGQLAELVRDAVPGGHVPARIHPATRVFQALRIYVNDELRFVEQGLEQAVSLLRPGGRLVVISFHSLEDRRVKHFFRELATGCTCPPRIPMCVCGKQPSVRLLTRRGVRAGESEIAFNSRSRSAILRAVEKLPPQEL, encoded by the coding sequence ATGAGCAGCACCGCTGGTGGACATGTCCCGGTCATGCCGGACGAGGTGATCGCATACCTCGCTCCCCGAAGCGCAGGGCTCTACCTCGACGGAACCCTGGGCGGTGCCGGGCATGCCCGCCTTCTTCTGGAAGCATCGTCTCCCGACGGGCGTCTTGTCGGCCTGGATCGAGACCCGGCAGCCATCACGCGGGCGCAGGATGTTCTGGCACCCTTTGCCGACCGCATTGATTTGCGGCACTGCAATTTTGCACAGATGGAGCAGGTCGCGCGTGAACTTGGGATCGATGGATTCGACGGAATCCTCCTCGACCTGGGCGTTTCTTCCTACCAGTTGGATGAAGCCGAACGCGGCTTCTCTTTTCGTGCCGATGCGCCCCTTGACATGCGCATGGACGATTCTACAGGCCTGACGGCAGCGGAGGTTCTGGCGGGGGAAGATGAAAAGGAGCTGGCGCGTATTTTCCGTGAATTCGGAGAAGAGCGTTACGCGCGACGCATCGCCCGGCGCATTGTTGCGCAGCGGGAGCAGGAACCGCTCGTTTCTACCGGACAGCTTGCCGAGCTGGTTCGTGATGCGGTCCCCGGCGGTCACGTCCCGGCACGGATTCATCCGGCGACCCGTGTTTTTCAGGCCCTGCGAATTTATGTCAACGATGAGTTGCGCTTCGTCGAGCAGGGGCTGGAGCAGGCGGTTTCGCTGCTCAGGCCGGGTGGCAGGCTGGTCGTAATCAGTTTTCACTCGTTGGAGGATCGCCGCGTGAAGCACTTCTTCCGCGAGCTTGCAACTGGTTGTACCTGCCCGCCCCGGATTCCCATGTGTGTGTGCGGCAAGCAGCCAAGTGTGCGCCTGCTCACCCGCAGGGGGGTCCGTGCCGGCGAGTCGGAGATCGCATTTAATTCACGTTCACGCAGTGCGATTTTAAGGGCGGTTGAGAAACTGCCTCCTCAGGAGTTGTGA
- a CDS encoding HlyC/CorC family transporter — MEQEEWWRLGVLAVLFLLSGFFSGSETALMALDRMRVKYLVRKKRPHADQLEDMLEKPESLLGAILVGNNLVNIAASVFATGLLVSLYGDQGEWLTILILTPLLLIFSEICPKTYAARNPETVSFLVLRPIRAVMWFLHPVVWVVTRISRLMTMLMQSKQVAVPVISEDEIRTIIAVGEEAGVLPKENRRMLYGIFDLSEIRVRDIMIPRPEVVAIEAETTFEEALYLVQQAPHSRFPVIDGGLDNVVGIIHSKDILKFVGRPQEFCLREQCRPPYFVPESKRVGTLLQAFRKRRVHLAIVVDEYGGVEGIVTLEDIVEEIVGEIQDEYDIEEAEFKEISPGSYLVEGSMSLRALNRRFHLELSEEHANTLAGFLMHRLGVIPDEGASLDVDGIQFVVKKVVERRIEKIEMRLPLEE; from the coding sequence ATGGAACAGGAAGAATGGTGGCGTTTAGGCGTCCTGGCTGTTTTGTTTCTGTTGTCGGGTTTTTTTTCGGGATCAGAAACCGCGCTGATGGCGCTCGATCGGATGCGGGTCAAATACCTGGTGCGAAAGAAAAGACCGCATGCGGACCAACTGGAAGATATGCTTGAGAAGCCGGAGAGCCTACTTGGCGCCATCCTCGTCGGCAACAATCTGGTCAATATCGCCGCCTCGGTGTTCGCAACGGGATTGCTGGTCAGTCTCTACGGCGATCAGGGAGAGTGGCTGACCATTTTGATTCTTACCCCGCTCCTGCTGATTTTCTCCGAAATCTGCCCCAAAACCTATGCCGCGCGCAATCCCGAAACGGTCTCTTTTCTGGTGCTGCGACCCATTCGCGCGGTCATGTGGTTTCTGCATCCGGTGGTGTGGGTGGTGACCCGCATTTCGCGCCTCATGACGATGTTGATGCAGAGCAAGCAGGTTGCAGTGCCGGTGATTTCTGAAGACGAAATCCGCACCATCATCGCGGTGGGGGAAGAGGCCGGTGTGCTGCCGAAGGAGAATCGCCGCATGCTCTACGGCATTTTCGACCTCTCCGAAATCCGGGTGCGCGATATCATGATTCCCCGTCCGGAGGTGGTGGCCATTGAGGCTGAGACCACCTTCGAGGAGGCTCTATACCTGGTGCAGCAGGCTCCGCATTCGCGTTTTCCGGTGATCGACGGCGGACTCGACAACGTGGTGGGGATTATTCATTCCAAGGATATTCTCAAATTTGTCGGTCGCCCGCAGGAGTTCTGCCTGCGTGAGCAGTGCCGGCCTCCTTATTTTGTGCCCGAGTCCAAGCGGGTGGGGACTCTGCTGCAGGCTTTCCGCAAGCGCCGGGTGCATCTGGCGATCGTGGTCGATGAGTATGGCGGCGTTGAGGGCATCGTAACTCTGGAGGACATTGTCGAAGAGATCGTCGGTGAAATCCAGGACGAATACGATATTGAAGAGGCCGAGTTCAAGGAAATCTCCCCCGGCAGCTACCTGGTCGAAGGCAGCATGTCGCTGCGTGCGCTCAACCGTCGTTTTCACCTGGAACTCTCCGAAGAGCATGCCAACACGCTGGCGGGGTTCCTGATGCACCGGCTTGGTGTGATTCCTGATGAGGGAGCCTCCCTCGATGTAGACGGAATCCAGTTTGTCGTCAAAAAAGTGGTGGAACGACGCATTGAGAAAATCGAAATGCGTCTTCCCCTTGAGGAATAA
- a CDS encoding UDP-N-acetylmuramoyl-L-alanyl-D-glutamate--2,6-diaminopimelate ligase, producing the protein MTVRKKISSILPNTAKAMTGGTPDPEVTGLCCDSRRVEAGHAFFALPGVQSDGRRFIADALQRGAQAVVAEHPVDLPEGIAGFVVSNGREAMAHAAALFYDDPTAGLPVVGVTGTNGKTTVTYLLESILKAAGFRPAVLGTINYRLGDTCLPAPHTTPESTDLIKTLAQFRQEGADSLVMEVSSHALAQHRADGVHFTVGVFTNLTSEHLDYHGDMASYFASKKRLFHLLPEAEGHAVVNIDDPYGRQLAEEIEGTLTCGRREGAAVTPESVTLTLDGINGRIRTPAGTFELQSGLLGEFNLENLLCAVAAGIALDLPIEIIEKGIRQAPGVPGRLERIENSKGAVILVDYAHTGDALEKVLSTVCRLNPRRLLVVFGCGGDRDKSKRPAMAAVAIRHADLAIITTDNPRSEDPATIISEIETGCREAGGRSLSREELSGLDKGYFIEHDRRRAIDLAVSLLQPGDLLLVAGKGHEDYQIIGSERLHFDDREQVRRSLAEQEVSG; encoded by the coding sequence ATGACTGTTCGTAAGAAAATATCCAGCATACTGCCGAACACGGCAAAAGCGATGACGGGGGGCACTCCCGATCCCGAGGTCACCGGGCTGTGCTGTGATTCGCGCCGGGTCGAAGCGGGACATGCGTTTTTTGCGCTGCCCGGCGTTCAATCCGACGGTCGCCGCTTCATTGCCGATGCTCTGCAGCGTGGCGCCCAGGCCGTGGTCGCAGAGCACCCGGTCGATCTGCCCGAGGGGATTGCAGGGTTCGTGGTGTCGAACGGGCGTGAGGCCATGGCGCATGCTGCCGCTCTTTTTTACGATGACCCGACGGCGGGGCTGCCGGTTGTTGGTGTGACCGGAACCAACGGCAAGACCACCGTGACCTATCTTCTTGAATCGATCCTCAAGGCTGCGGGCTTCAGACCTGCCGTGCTGGGAACCATCAACTACCGCCTGGGGGACACCTGCCTTCCGGCCCCCCATACGACACCGGAATCGACCGACCTCATAAAAACGCTGGCCCAGTTTCGCCAGGAGGGCGCAGACAGCCTGGTCATGGAGGTTTCTTCCCACGCCCTGGCGCAGCACCGCGCCGATGGTGTTCATTTTACGGTCGGAGTGTTCACTAATCTGACCTCCGAGCACCTCGATTATCATGGTGATATGGCATCTTATTTTGCCAGCAAGAAGCGCCTGTTTCATCTGCTGCCGGAGGCCGAAGGGCATGCGGTCGTCAATATTGACGATCCTTACGGGCGGCAGCTGGCGGAGGAGATCGAGGGTACCCTGACCTGCGGACGCAGGGAGGGCGCTGCGGTGACTCCCGAATCGGTGACATTGACTCTCGATGGAATCAATGGCCGGATCCGCACACCCGCCGGGACCTTTGAACTGCAATCCGGACTGCTGGGTGAGTTTAACCTGGAAAATCTTCTGTGTGCGGTGGCCGCGGGTATTGCGCTGGATCTGCCCATCGAAATTATCGAAAAAGGGATACGGCAGGCGCCCGGAGTGCCGGGACGTCTGGAGCGGATTGAAAACAGCAAAGGGGCTGTCATCCTTGTGGACTATGCCCACACCGGCGACGCGCTCGAAAAGGTTTTATCCACAGTCTGTCGGCTCAACCCCCGGCGGTTGCTGGTGGTGTTCGGCTGCGGTGGGGATCGGGACAAAAGCAAGCGTCCTGCCATGGCGGCGGTTGCGATACGCCATGCCGATCTTGCCATTATCACGACGGATAACCCGCGCAGCGAAGACCCGGCGACGATCATCAGCGAGATCGAGACGGGGTGTCGCGAAGCGGGCGGCCGCTCTTTGTCGCGCGAGGAATTGAGCGGACTGGACAAGGGATATTTTATCGAGCACGATCGGCGTCGGGCAATCGACCTGGCCGTTTCGCTGCTGCAGCCCGGCGACCTGCTGCTGGTGGCCGGCAAGGGGCACGAGGATTATCAGATCATCGGCTCTGAGCGTCTGCATTTTGATGATCGGGAACAGGTTCGCCGAAGTCTGGCAGAGCAGGAGGTCTCAGGATGA
- a CDS encoding response regulator — protein MKEPARILLIDDQKSVAEVLGALLKCCNATLDYAPDGTKGLQRVKQQRPDLIFLDIMMPGLDGYAVCRYLKEDPATRDIPVVFLSAGQDKDVTRGREAGGDFFIGKPFVSREIVEVFERFVTKAD, from the coding sequence ATGAAAGAGCCAGCTCGTATATTGCTGATCGATGATCAGAAAAGCGTGGCCGAGGTGCTTGGGGCCCTGCTGAAGTGCTGCAACGCAACCCTGGATTATGCGCCGGACGGCACCAAGGGCCTGCAGCGTGTCAAACAGCAGCGTCCCGATCTGATTTTTCTTGACATCATGATGCCCGGGCTCGACGGGTACGCGGTCTGTCGGTACCTGAAAGAAGACCCAGCGACGCGCGACATCCCGGTCGTGTTTCTGTCCGCCGGGCAGGACAAGGACGTCACCCGGGGGCGCGAGGCCGGCGGCGATTTTTTCATCGGCAAGCCGTTTGTTTCGCGCGAGATCGTCGAGGTTTTTGAACGGTTTGTGACTAAAGCCGACTGA
- a CDS encoding acylphosphatase, translating to MKKIRAAVRVKGRVQGVNFRYETQRTARRNQVSGWVKNLPDGDVAAVFEGEEQAVRDTVEWCRRGPATARVDHIDIEERPWRGEFSSFEIVTAP from the coding sequence ATGAAAAAAATTCGTGCCGCAGTGCGCGTCAAGGGGAGAGTACAGGGCGTCAACTTCCGCTACGAAACGCAGCGCACCGCCCGCCGCAACCAGGTCAGCGGCTGGGTGAAGAACCTGCCCGACGGCGATGTCGCCGCAGTGTTCGAAGGTGAGGAACAGGCCGTGCGGGACACCGTCGAATGGTGTCGGAGAGGTCCCGCAACGGCCCGCGTGGATCACATCGACATCGAAGAGCGGCCCTGGCGGGGAGAATTTTCATCCTTCGAAATCGTCACCGCGCCCTGA
- the mraZ gene encoding division/cell wall cluster transcriptional repressor MraZ, with protein MVGFTGEFHNNIDAKGRASIPARFREVLARDFGDESLELTKNMDGGLSAYPPSRWEEIRKNILSLPAGPQRTSLNRLILNPAESCTFDKQGRIQLSNALRNFAGLDREIVVVGGYDKIDIFSRSKYDEVNRESQELLRSDPQFVADLGL; from the coding sequence ATGGTGGGTTTCACCGGAGAATTTCACAATAACATCGATGCCAAGGGGCGTGCCAGTATTCCGGCGCGTTTCCGCGAGGTTCTGGCACGCGATTTCGGTGATGAGAGCCTGGAACTGACCAAGAATATGGACGGTGGCCTCTCCGCCTATCCCCCCTCGCGCTGGGAGGAGATCCGCAAGAATATCCTCTCCCTTCCAGCCGGTCCCCAGCGCACTTCCTTGAATCGTCTTATCCTCAATCCGGCGGAATCCTGCACTTTTGACAAGCAGGGGCGCATTCAGCTCAGTAATGCATTGCGGAATTTTGCCGGATTGGACAGAGAAATCGTCGTAGTCGGCGGCTACGACAAGATCGATATTTTCAGCCGCAGCAAATACGACGAGGTCAATCGCGAATCTCAGGAGCTTCTGCGCTCCGATCCCCAGTTCGTTGCAGACCTGGGACTTTGA
- a CDS encoding penicillin-binding protein — protein sequence MTARPSEKVKRDEGGERWFRVRLNLVGFVFLLAFMLVAGRAYYLQVANAEVWQERAQKQLQRVIPLAPQRGTIYDRNGRELAVSLENDSVYAEPPRVKDPSEAARLLSKALDLSRQELEKKLSSDKGFVWLKRRINPDESLAVRELGLRGIGFTKEHKRYYPNSESAAHVVGFTGLDPQGLEGIELSFDRELLGAPGYLVRERDALGRAMALDGNIVREGELGHHLYLTIDHNIQYMAEKELAAQIRETGARAGTVLVLDPRSGEVLAMAVQPDFNPNALQRYKPWQWRNRAVCDTFEPGSTFKPFVVAAALDEKLVQPETRIDCENGRFSVGGRTIHDHRKYQKLSVEEIIQVSSNIGTAKIGKYLERQKFHSYIRDFGFGEKTGIELPGEVSGLLRAPSKWFEIDLATISFGQGIGVTALQLASATSAIANGGVLMQPYIVSRILDSHGNLVRETRPTRVRRVVSEKTASQVRDMMVLATREGGTGTLAQVHGFDVAGKTGTAQKIDPVTGGYSADKRVSSFVGFVPAQDPRLTILVVLDEPKDKTYGGLVAAPVFSRVATQALRYVGVAPQQTAQTAPPVTPLTHEKDVAVTSMAMTEGGESGDNGPGRMPDLNGMSYRQVLQVMERTGLNIKLQGSGRVVDQKPAAGAAIRYGSEVRVRFEPPVRRS from the coding sequence TTGACAGCCCGACCCTCTGAAAAAGTGAAAAGAGACGAGGGAGGCGAACGCTGGTTCCGTGTGCGTTTGAACCTGGTCGGCTTTGTTTTTCTGCTGGCATTTATGCTGGTGGCAGGCAGGGCCTATTATCTCCAGGTCGCCAACGCGGAAGTCTGGCAGGAACGGGCGCAAAAACAGCTCCAACGGGTCATCCCCCTGGCTCCGCAGCGAGGAACTATTTATGATCGCAACGGCCGGGAGTTGGCTGTCAGCCTGGAGAATGATTCTGTATATGCCGAACCGCCACGGGTGAAAGATCCTTCCGAAGCGGCGCGCCTTTTAAGCAAGGCTCTTGACCTTTCACGCCAGGAGCTTGAGAAAAAACTCTCCTCCGACAAAGGTTTTGTGTGGCTCAAGAGGCGAATCAATCCCGATGAAAGCCTTGCGGTGCGTGAGTTGGGCCTGCGCGGCATCGGTTTTACCAAGGAACACAAGCGCTACTACCCCAATTCGGAAAGCGCAGCGCATGTGGTGGGTTTTACCGGGCTTGACCCGCAGGGGCTCGAAGGGATCGAGTTGAGCTTTGACCGCGAGCTGCTTGGCGCCCCTGGATACCTGGTGCGGGAGCGTGATGCCCTGGGGCGGGCCATGGCCCTGGATGGAAATATCGTGCGTGAGGGAGAGCTGGGCCACCATCTGTACCTCACGATCGATCACAATATTCAGTACATGGCCGAGAAGGAACTGGCCGCCCAGATCAGGGAGACCGGCGCCCGAGCCGGAACAGTGTTGGTACTCGATCCGCGCAGCGGAGAAGTGCTGGCCATGGCCGTTCAGCCCGACTTCAATCCCAATGCCCTGCAGCGCTACAAGCCCTGGCAGTGGCGTAACCGTGCAGTCTGCGACACCTTCGAACCGGGTTCGACCTTCAAGCCGTTTGTCGTTGCCGCGGCGCTGGATGAGAAACTGGTCCAGCCTGAAACACGCATCGATTGTGAAAACGGGCGCTTTTCTGTCGGCGGCCGCACTATTCACGACCATCGGAAATATCAGAAGCTCAGTGTCGAGGAAATAATTCAGGTCAGCTCCAATATCGGAACAGCCAAAATCGGCAAGTATCTGGAGCGCCAGAAATTTCATTCATACATTCGCGATTTCGGGTTCGGAGAGAAGACCGGAATAGAACTGCCCGGCGAAGTCTCGGGCCTGTTGCGTGCCCCCTCCAAATGGTTTGAAATTGACCTGGCAACCATTTCGTTCGGACAGGGAATCGGCGTAACCGCCCTTCAGCTGGCTTCCGCCACCTCTGCCATCGCCAATGGCGGAGTATTGATGCAGCCCTATATCGTCAGCAGGATTCTCGACAGCCACGGTAATCTCGTCCGAGAAACGCGGCCGACCCGTGTGCGCCGCGTCGTGTCGGAGAAAACCGCGTCCCAGGTGCGCGACATGATGGTGCTGGCCACCCGGGAGGGCGGGACCGGAACTCTGGCCCAGGTTCACGGGTTTGACGTGGCCGGCAAGACAGGGACGGCACAGAAAATCGATCCGGTGACCGGCGGTTATTCCGCAGACAAGCGGGTGTCGTCCTTTGTCGGGTTTGTTCCGGCACAGGATCCCCGGTTGACTATTCTGGTGGTGCTGGACGAGCCCAAGGATAAAACCTATGGCGGGCTGGTCGCAGCGCCGGTGTTTTCCCGGGTTGCGACGCAGGCGCTGAGATATGTCGGGGTTGCGCCGCAGCAGACGGCGCAGACCGCACCTCCTGTGACGCCGTTGACCCATGAAAAAGACGTGGCCGTCACCTCTATGGCCATGACTGAGGGCGGGGAGAGTGGAGATAACGGGCCGGGACGCATGCCGGATTTGAACGGAATGAGCTATCGGCAGGTACTCCAGGTGATGGAGCGTACCGGTCTCAATATCAAACTGCAGGGCTCCGGGCGGGTGGTCGATCAGAAACCTGCCGCAGGTGCAGCCATTCGTTACGGCTCCGAGGTCCGGGTCAGATTTGAGCCTCCAGTACGGCGATCGTGA